In Rhodothermus profundi, the genomic stretch GGCGATCCACTAGATTTGAAGGTCCGCGGGTTTCATCTCTCCATTCGCAAACACGAGGCGGAGTTGATCCTCATTGAGCGGCTATGAGCGGAAGCTGCCACGAACCGGCGGTTGCGGTTAAGACGCCTCAAACGACGGTCATTGCGCACCGCGTCGCGCTGGCCGGCAACCCGAACGTAGGCAAAACCACGCTCTTCAATCTGCTGACGGGCCTGCGCCAGAAAGTAGCCAACTATCCGGGCGTGACGGTTGAGCGCAAAAGCGGCCGGCTGGTAGGGCATGAAAGCATTGAGGTCGTTGACCTGCCCGGCACCTACAGCCTCAACCCGCGCTCCATCGATGAACGGGTAGCGTACGATGTACTTGTCGGGCGCATGCCCGGAGAGCCGGCCCCCGACGTCGTGGTGTGCGTGGTCGATGCGACGAACCTAGAGCGCAACCTCTATCTGGTCTCCCAGATCATGGATCTGGGACTACCGGTCGTGGTAGCGCTCAACATGATGGATGCGCTGGCCGAGAACGGACTGGAACTGGACGTAGATGGGCTGGCGCGCCGGCTGGGCATTCCGGTCGTACCTATTGTCGCTCGCAAAGGAGAGGGTATCGACCGCCTGAAAGAAATTCTCTTGCGTGGCGTTCCGCCTCCTCCAACCGAACGGCGCTGGACGCTTATGCCCGCCGTGGCCACGGTTGTTGAGGAGCTGGCCCGGCAATTAGGCGAAGAAGTCCCTGCCTTACCTGCCCGTCAGCGCTTCTTTGAAGCCCTCAACGCTTTGACCAGCGATACGCTGCTGGAAGCCTGGAAGCATCGCGCTCCGCGCTTCTACGAAGCGGTGCGAGCGGCTCGCCAGGAATTAGAAGCCCGCAACGTACCCTATCGCCAGGCCGAAATGATCGGTCGCTATGGCTGGCTGAGCCCGCTTGTCGCCTCGGTGCTGCATCGTCATCCTGAAGCGCAGGAACGTACGCTTTCGGACCGGATCGATGCCGTTCTCACCCATCGCGTGGCCGGTCCCCTGATCTTTCTGGGCATTTTGCTGCTTATCTTTCAGGCCATTTTTTCCTGGGCTGTGCCGTTCATGGATGCCATCGAAACGGCCGTTGCCTGGACCGGCGAGCAGGTGCGCACCGTTCTGCCCGATGGCTTTCTGGAAGACCTGATCGTAGATGGCGCCATTACGGGCGTAGGCAATGTGCTGGTCTTCCTACCCCAGATTCTGCTTCTGTTTTTCTTTCTGGGGCTGATGGAAGACACAGGATACATGGCGCGCACGGCCTTTATCATGGATCGCTTGATGCGCAGATTAGGCCTGAGTGGCGCCTCGGTCGTCCCTTTGCTCAGCGGATACGCCTGTGCCGTACCGGCAATCATGGCCGCCCGCACGCTCGACAATGAGCGCGATCGGATCATTACCATTATGGTCACGCCACTCATGAGCTGTTCAGCTCGCCTGCCCGTCTACACGCTTTTTATCGCGGCCTTTATTCCCAACCTCCCCGTACTTGGCCCGCTCAATGCGCAGGGGCTGGCGATGTTCAGCCTGTACCTGCTGGGCACTACCATGGCCTTCGCAGCCGCCTGGGTGCTGAAGACTTTCGTCTTTAAGGGCGAAAGTGCATACTTCGTCATGGAACTTCCCCCTTACCGGGCGCCCCAGTTCAAGCAGATCCTCTATCGCATGATCGACCGTGCCAAGGCGTTTGTTACGCGGGCCGGCAAGATCATTTTTGGGCTGAGCATTGTCATCTGGTTTCTGGCCAGCTTTCCACGGGCCGAACAGGATCCGGAGCTGGCTGCGCAACGGGCCGCCCTGGAAGTCTGGTATAGTCAGGCCCGAGATAGTCTGGAAGCCCTGGGCGCATCGGACGCAGCTTTCGCCGAGCTGGAAGCGACCTACAACGCCCGCCTGGCTCCCCTCATGGATGCCGAGGCAGCCCGCCAGATCAGCCAGAGCTTCATCGGCCGCCTGGGCCATGCACTGGAACCGCTCATGCGTCCGCTGGGCTTCGACTGGAAAATCACGGCCGGCATTATCTCTTCCTTTCCTGCCCGTGAGGTGATCGTAGGGACCATGGCTACGATTTACGGCGTGGCGCACGCGGGCGAAGATGAAGTGATCCTGCGCCAGGCGCTCCAGGCAGACCCCGCTTTCTCGCCTCTGGTGGCCGTCAGCCTGATGGTCTTTTACGTGTTCGCCTTGCAATGCATGAGCACGCTGGCCATCGCGCGCCGCGAGCTGGGGAGCTGGAAATGGCCAGCCGTCATGTGGACCTACATGTTTGCGCTGGCCTACCTGTTTTCGCTGGTGGTCTACCAGGGCGGTCGCTGGCTGGGACTGGATTGAATCCGAACTACTATCTTAATCAAGGCAACCCTTAGCCGATTTTTTGCAAAACTTCGCTTCTTCCTCCCGGTAAAGAGGAGAAGCTCAGGCGACA encodes the following:
- the feoB gene encoding ferrous iron transport protein B, giving the protein MSGSCHEPAVAVKTPQTTVIAHRVALAGNPNVGKTTLFNLLTGLRQKVANYPGVTVERKSGRLVGHESIEVVDLPGTYSLNPRSIDERVAYDVLVGRMPGEPAPDVVVCVVDATNLERNLYLVSQIMDLGLPVVVALNMMDALAENGLELDVDGLARRLGIPVVPIVARKGEGIDRLKEILLRGVPPPPTERRWTLMPAVATVVEELARQLGEEVPALPARQRFFEALNALTSDTLLEAWKHRAPRFYEAVRAARQELEARNVPYRQAEMIGRYGWLSPLVASVLHRHPEAQERTLSDRIDAVLTHRVAGPLIFLGILLLIFQAIFSWAVPFMDAIETAVAWTGEQVRTVLPDGFLEDLIVDGAITGVGNVLVFLPQILLLFFFLGLMEDTGYMARTAFIMDRLMRRLGLSGASVVPLLSGYACAVPAIMAARTLDNERDRIITIMVTPLMSCSARLPVYTLFIAAFIPNLPVLGPLNAQGLAMFSLYLLGTTMAFAAAWVLKTFVFKGESAYFVMELPPYRAPQFKQILYRMIDRAKAFVTRAGKIIFGLSIVIWFLASFPRAEQDPELAAQRAALEVWYSQARDSLEALGASDAAFAELEATYNARLAPLMDAEAARQISQSFIGRLGHALEPLMRPLGFDWKITAGIISSFPAREVIVGTMATIYGVAHAGEDEVILRQALQADPAFSPLVAVSLMVFYVFALQCMSTLAIARRELGSWKWPAVMWTYMFALAYLFSLVVYQGGRWLGLD